From Mucilaginibacter rubeus, a single genomic window includes:
- a CDS encoding SusC/RagA family TonB-linked outer membrane protein, which translates to MKIRFTLILFFNLLAILTVYSQTHVTINLKSADFKKVISIIEHQSLYHFVYSERKIPTLNRVDLNFENEDVKIVLDKILANSGFSYTELANHLIVIAPVDEIVNVVKITGTVVDESGKPLAGATVRVRGSTMGAPTDQQGSFSFEAPDQSILIISFVGYVTREVKVSGTTPLKITLSVSNILSEVVVTALGIKKEEKKVGYSVTTIGGEVLDKAKESNVAYSLEGRVAGLSISGVNGGPASSARILLRGVTSFGASAPLFIINGVPIDNTQRGAANEWGGADFGDGISNINPDDVESMTVLKGQAASALYGARAANGVILITTKTSKKNSGFGIEFNTNYQTDKAINTFDYQKVYGQGLYGIRPATVNNAITSGNFGWGEKLDGKPTIQFDGKYYPYSAVNDNIDKFYRRGYTYTNTIAFNGGNETGAFRLSVSDLRNGSIIRNSGLNRKTVNLTATQGISDKFNVNVIANYIDESSNLKPNLSDGPLNPNNIQYLAANENQAALAPGYDSNGDELRWTGDTFVTNPYFAVNKFINNISRNRLISAITARYNFADWMYAQARLGDDVLYDKRLTITPTGTAYSPGGAGSMDEQSSTERSELNADILIGAKRDIIKNLLSFDLSAGANLRKNSYEYTRLFGGPFIVPDFYSYTNLATKNSSYDFKSSETHSTYYSVDFSLKNFLTLTTTGRYDTYSTLPVDNRSIFTPSVSASVLFSDLVHIPGLDFGKLRLSYAQTSGEPTDVYITSQYYTINNPVNGTPTGGFSDSLPNLFLKPYTLTEMEVGTDLKFLNGRLGLDVAYFHRKTRNEIIKGDLDLATGFARRFIPTGSTQNNGIEVSLSGTPFKTANFNWSPSFNFTYVQNKILQTDGTPESANISFGTYRPLNAATALVKGLPGPQIMANDYLRNAKGQIIFDGNGLPQAGPRVPMGSAVPNIYGGFNNNFTYKKFSLSFLIDYRFGNKILSATNYNSIYRGFNKLTLPGRETGVVGDGVNANGDKNTVVVPAQTYYQALAQSVSALNVLDGRFIKLRQVTFGYTFSKGFLNNTPFEGITFSLVGRNLWTILKRSDNIDPESGFSPDIKYAGIEGASLPPTHTYGININFKLKK; encoded by the coding sequence ATGAAAATACGGTTTACGTTAATATTGTTCTTCAATTTACTCGCTATATTAACTGTATATTCACAAACCCATGTCACTATTAACTTAAAATCAGCCGATTTTAAAAAGGTTATATCAATCATCGAACATCAGAGCCTTTATCATTTTGTTTACAGCGAAAGAAAAATACCAACGTTAAACAGAGTTGATTTAAACTTTGAGAATGAGGATGTTAAAATCGTTTTAGATAAAATATTAGCCAATTCGGGCTTTTCATATACCGAGCTCGCCAACCACCTGATAGTAATAGCCCCGGTTGACGAAATAGTTAATGTGGTTAAAATAACAGGTACTGTTGTTGACGAAAGTGGGAAACCGCTTGCAGGAGCTACAGTTAGGGTACGGGGCTCAACCATGGGGGCGCCTACCGACCAGCAAGGCTCATTTTCTTTTGAAGCTCCCGACCAATCAATACTAATCATAAGCTTTGTGGGCTATGTTACCCGCGAAGTAAAAGTGTCCGGAACCACTCCGCTTAAAATCACGCTATCGGTAAGTAATATCTTAAGCGAAGTTGTAGTAACTGCCCTCGGTATAAAAAAAGAAGAAAAAAAGGTTGGCTATTCGGTTACAACCATAGGTGGCGAAGTACTGGATAAAGCCAAAGAATCAAACGTGGCCTACTCATTAGAGGGCCGGGTAGCCGGTTTAAGCATTAGCGGCGTTAACGGCGGGCCGGCATCATCCGCACGTATTTTACTTAGAGGTGTTACCAGTTTTGGCGCAAGCGCTCCGCTCTTTATCATTAATGGTGTGCCCATTGATAATACGCAACGGGGGGCCGCAAACGAATGGGGTGGCGCCGATTTTGGCGATGGCATAAGCAATATCAATCCTGATGATGTTGAAAGCATGACCGTACTGAAAGGCCAGGCGGCTTCTGCATTGTACGGAGCGAGGGCCGCTAATGGCGTGATTCTGATCACAACCAAAACAAGTAAAAAGAACTCGGGCTTTGGAATTGAGTTCAATACCAATTATCAAACAGACAAGGCAATCAATACATTTGATTATCAAAAGGTTTACGGACAGGGCCTTTACGGGATCAGGCCGGCAACAGTAAACAATGCCATAACATCCGGAAATTTTGGTTGGGGCGAAAAGCTTGACGGCAAGCCTACCATCCAGTTTGATGGTAAATATTACCCCTACTCGGCAGTTAACGATAATATAGATAAGTTTTACCGCCGCGGTTATACTTATACCAACACCATAGCCTTTAATGGCGGCAATGAAACAGGTGCATTCCGCCTGTCTGTTTCCGATCTCAGGAATGGCTCCATTATCCGCAACAGTGGTCTTAACCGTAAAACGGTAAACTTAACCGCCACCCAGGGGATAAGCGATAAATTTAACGTTAACGTTATTGCTAACTATATTGATGAATCATCAAACCTTAAACCAAACCTGAGCGATGGCCCCCTTAACCCCAATAACATTCAATATCTTGCTGCCAATGAAAACCAGGCAGCCCTGGCACCTGGCTATGACTCAAACGGTGATGAACTGAGGTGGACCGGCGATACTTTTGTGACCAATCCTTATTTCGCTGTAAATAAATTTATCAATAATATAAGCCGGAACCGTTTGATATCAGCAATAACGGCCCGTTATAATTTCGCAGATTGGATGTATGCCCAGGCCCGCTTAGGCGATGATGTGCTGTATGATAAACGTTTAACCATCACGCCTACCGGAACTGCTTACTCGCCGGGAGGCGCCGGTTCTATGGATGAGCAATCATCAACAGAGCGCTCAGAACTGAATGCCGACATTTTGATTGGCGCCAAACGTGATATTATAAAAAACCTGCTTAGCTTTGACTTATCCGCAGGGGCCAATCTGCGTAAAAACAGCTACGAATACACCCGCCTTTTTGGAGGGCCATTTATTGTACCTGATTTTTATAGCTACACTAACCTGGCTACAAAAAACAGCAGCTACGATTTTAAAAGCTCCGAAACACATTCAACTTATTATTCTGTCGATTTTTCGTTAAAAAACTTTCTTACGTTAACCACCACGGGCCGCTATGATACTTACTCGACCCTACCGGTTGACAACCGGAGCATTTTTACTCCGTCGGTGTCGGCAAGCGTTCTATTTTCGGATCTTGTGCACATACCCGGACTTGATTTTGGAAAACTCCGCCTGTCATATGCCCAAACCAGCGGCGAACCCACCGATGTTTACATCACATCACAATATTATACTATCAACAACCCCGTGAATGGGACACCAACAGGTGGTTTTAGCGATAGTTTACCAAATCTATTTTTAAAGCCGTATACACTTACAGAAATGGAAGTTGGTACCGACCTGAAGTTTTTAAACGGACGACTGGGACTTGATGTTGCCTACTTCCATCGCAAAACCAGGAACGAGATTATTAAAGGTGATCTTGACCTGGCAACCGGCTTTGCCCGCCGGTTCATACCAACCGGTTCAACTCAAAATAATGGTATTGAGGTTTCGTTAAGCGGCACACCTTTTAAAACAGCCAATTTTAACTGGTCGCCTTCATTTAACTTCACCTATGTTCAAAACAAGATCCTTCAAACAGATGGCACGCCCGAATCTGCCAATATAAGCTTTGGCACTTATCGCCCGCTAAATGCTGCAACAGCACTGGTGAAAGGCTTACCCGGTCCGCAAATCATGGCGAATGATTACCTCAGAAATGCCAAAGGCCAAATTATTTTTGATGGCAACGGGCTACCTCAAGCCGGTCCCAGGGTACCTATGGGCAGCGCGGTACCCAATATTTATGGTGGGTTTAACAACAATTTTACCTATAAAAAATTCAGCCTATCATTCCTGATCGATTACAGGTTTGGTAACAAAATACTTTCGGCCACTAATTATAACAGCATTTACCGGGGCTTCAATAAACTTACCCTGCCTGGAAGGGAAACCGGTGTTGTTGGCGATGGTGTAAATGCCAATGGCGATAAAAACACGGTTGTTGTGCCAGCGCAAACCTATTACCAGGCACTTGCCCAAAGTGTTTCGGCCCTAAACGTATTGGACGGCAGATTTATTAAACTCAGGCAGGTTACTTTTGGATATACATTTTCAAAAGGCTTTCTTAATAACACCCCTTTTGAGGGTATAACTTTTTCGCTGGTAGGCAGAAATTTATGGACGATATTGAAACGATCAGATAATATCGACCCTGAATCGGGCTTCTCTCCCGACATAAAATATGCAGGAATTGAGGGTGCAAGCCTTCCCCCAACGCATACTTACGGAATAAATATTAACTTTAAACTCAAAAAATAA
- a CDS encoding FecR family protein, producing MGNDKFIELVGKKLSNEISSDEHNELLLCLANDASLREQYDALSAYWKHNDAEYADNALAFQKIKSKIKAQETTEPIVTVAPVKKGIMRYLWRAAAAIILIAGGAYLFYSKVTTAGREIAGTVPSAWQNKNTFVREKSTIVLTDGTRITLNSKSSLRYPTSFTGKTREVYLSGEAFFDVHKDHEHPFIIHTEKMNIKVLGTAFNVKSYPNDPSSETTLIRGAIEVTLDDRPSDRIILKPSEKLIVNKGSFATVHKKENKLAPATDSSAGTQYVLTSFTRLHQYDSAVLETSWTQNKLIFRDESFADLAARMERWYGVEIKFKNDDLKKYRFNGTYEKESITEALDALRRTEDFHYKIKKSTIFIY from the coding sequence ATGGGCAATGATAAATTTATAGAGCTGGTAGGCAAAAAACTGTCGAACGAGATCAGCTCTGATGAACATAACGAACTTCTGCTTTGCTTAGCCAATGATGCTTCCCTTCGTGAGCAATATGATGCCCTTTCTGCCTATTGGAAACACAATGATGCAGAGTACGCTGACAATGCCCTTGCTTTTCAAAAAATAAAATCAAAAATTAAAGCACAAGAAACTACCGAGCCTATAGTTACGGTAGCGCCTGTAAAAAAAGGTATAATGCGTTATTTATGGCGTGCTGCGGCGGCCATTATTTTAATAGCCGGCGGTGCTTACCTGTTTTATTCAAAGGTAACTACTGCCGGTCGTGAAATTGCAGGCACCGTACCCAGCGCCTGGCAAAACAAAAATACCTTTGTGCGCGAAAAATCAACCATCGTGCTAACAGATGGCACACGCATTACCCTTAATTCAAAAAGCTCATTACGGTACCCGACAAGCTTTACAGGTAAAACCCGCGAGGTTTATTTAAGCGGCGAAGCTTTTTTTGATGTGCATAAAGATCATGAGCACCCGTTCATTATCCATACTGAAAAAATGAACATCAAAGTTTTAGGTACGGCTTTCAACGTAAAATCATACCCGAATGACCCTTCAAGTGAAACAACCTTGATCAGGGGCGCTATTGAAGTTACACTTGACGACCGTCCGTCTGACAGGATCATTTTAAAACCGAGTGAAAAACTGATTGTTAATAAAGGCTCATTTGCTACGGTACATAAAAAAGAAAACAAACTTGCACCCGCAACCGATAGCAGTGCTGGTACTCAATATGTCTTAACAAGCTTTACCCGTCTTCACCAGTACGATAGTGCTGTTCTTGAAACTTCGTGGACCCAAAACAAACTCATTTTCAGGGATGAAAGCTTTGCCGATCTTGCCGCCCGTATGGAGCGCTGGTATGGTGTTGAGATTAAATTTAAAAATGACGACCTTAAAAAATACCGCTTCAACGGTACTTATGAAAAAGAAAGTATTACAGAGGCGCTTGATGCGCTACGCCGTACCGAAGACTTTCATTATAAAATAAAAAAATCAACCATTTTCATTTACTAA
- a CDS encoding RNA polymerase sigma-70 factor, whose product MRDRKVDTLKLWKLICNNDDENAFELFFHVLNNSLIKFCVLYVHQREIAEEIVSDVFVKCWLNRKNLTEIQNPETYLFVAVKNQSLNHIKKYSTIHLVQIEETNSVEFVNTYNPQKEIENKELIFRMDQAIAGLPQQCRIVFRLIKEDGMKYKEVAEILNISPRTVQTQLFRAIKKLSVVLTQYNKHSENIPKANVINILGSIVVIFQLFFLHL is encoded by the coding sequence TTGAGAGACAGAAAAGTTGATACGCTAAAATTGTGGAAACTCATTTGTAACAATGACGATGAGAATGCCTTTGAGCTGTTTTTCCATGTCCTTAACAACTCGCTCATTAAATTTTGCGTGTTGTATGTGCATCAACGGGAAATTGCCGAAGAAATAGTTTCGGACGTGTTTGTGAAATGCTGGCTCAACCGTAAAAACCTGACCGAAATTCAGAACCCCGAAACCTATTTGTTTGTTGCGGTAAAAAACCAATCGCTAAACCACATCAAAAAATATTCAACCATTCATCTTGTACAAATTGAAGAAACCAATTCGGTTGAATTTGTAAATACGTACAACCCTCAAAAAGAAATAGAAAATAAGGAGCTCATCTTCCGGATGGACCAGGCCATTGCGGGACTTCCGCAACAATGTCGTATTGTTTTCAGACTAATAAAGGAGGATGGCATGAAGTACAAAGAGGTGGCCGAAATTCTCAATATTTCGCCGCGCACAGTACAGACACAATTGTTTCGTGCAATCAAGAAACTTAGTGTCGTTTTGACACAATACAATAAGCACAGTGAAAATATACCTAAAGCCAATGTAATCAACATTTTAGGATCAATAGTTGTGATTTTTCAATTATTTTTTCTACACTTGTAG